A window of the Alnus glutinosa chromosome 4, dhAlnGlut1.1, whole genome shotgun sequence genome harbors these coding sequences:
- the LOC133865740 gene encoding uncharacterized protein LOC133865740 isoform X1 encodes MAIVTGDRYLEMLVLFVEGQVGALLDGAVVLKLNPAGLHYVQSRLEALSELESLLAGAPVDYLRAYVSDLGDHRALEQLRRILRLLPSLKVVSTLAPPARDPTPLSLMPFGRVRVLELRGCDLSTSAARGLLELRHTLEKIVCHNSTDALRHVFASRIAEIKDSPLWNRLSFVSCACNGLVLMDESLQLLPAVETLDLSRNKFAKVDNLRKCAKLKHLDLGFNHLRSIVYFSEVSCHIVKLVLRNNALTTFHGIENLKSLEGLDVSYNIISNFSELEFLGCLPSLRSLWLEGNPLCCARWYRAQVFSFFTHPEKLKLDDKLISTREFWKRQIIIASRQKRPATFGFYSPAKDDAKEEGNINQKRRKVSRLASIANEEESTCICSDQESVSFDVEIQSREETVMSDDEAEIVDLMNRVELMKKERSVLWLREFKEWMDHTSENFVDGTNSVGEKLHNEKENNVKKKSSKRYIGENSRYVSDSVQASGDESSTNILESDNSFADMSSVLPANPYYSRFGWLGNTGDVSLVGMGRIDLKEEHLKSYSHDGISGVSLQANRVVENVMISPLSAIDDIAESHSSSACPASPPHYQEDILHRRHTLVEETLQLSAESYSVASSDSNTSCSDDDFCESIPEVDKSLNEKYQNKGVEGHSYSVDFEDKGYYDQRHEILYVRENGISYSFADQNSGMQKPPNLYQSGQLHCNDFPAVALDGEIAHPVNQEADYLEKRKSKRKLKKRVIALVGENNVVGKTEVLEKSNGNLKICGVDMENEQRKQISYRSEFQDVIYKEQMRTNAIVAPPINNARRFFGPTCSSQGNDDFVENYFNTNVADSSIHETCQRYFFCDCVLEPESKYRERCGEVALVLSSENKLYVLLIGIAGDESGSTVSLLGCHKVEDVRGVSVGVGLQVVRLYIDKDSAYLFLTRSIEKSRELLSTLKVFDSDAANDNYSIQSLEQVQVELFEKQICGGSKVSIFQYSMVLFWRNNNEAEDMWLSRSLFVIGRHLLVCIEDLMQFGSLSMDSSLPPYFSLDSCCSIDDIFEMVIEVRESRCVTLALKCAASTHYSAAKADKEVAAIDDEKTSSGSVTWKIRWFSEESLFKFVALLKAIHAGASMSTLLVRCIS; translated from the exons ATGGCGATTGTGACGGGGGATCGGTACCTGGAGATGCTGGTGCTATTCGTGGAGGGCCAAGTCGGAGCGCTGCTGGACGGGGCGGTGGTCCTGAAGCTGAACCCGGCGGGGTTGCACTACGTGCAGTCGAGGCTGGAGGCGCTGAGCGAACTGGAGAGCCTTCTGGCGGGAGCGCCGGTGGACTACCTTCGGGCCTACGTGTCGGACCTCGGCGACCACCGGGCGCTCGAGCAGCTGCGACGGATTCTGCGGCTTCTGCCCTCGCTTAAGGTCGTCTCGACGCTGGCACCTCCGGCTAGGGACCCCACGCCGCTCTCCTTGATGCCGTTCGGGAGGGTGAGGGTTCTGGAGCTCAGAGGCTGCGACTTGTCCACGTCGGCGGCTAGAGGGTTGCTGGAGCTCCGACACACTTTGGAGAAGATCGTATGCCACAATTCCACT GATGCTCTTCGCCATGTTTTTGCGAGTAGAATTGCTGAAATAAAGGACTCTCCGCTATGGAACCGGCTGTCCTTTGTTTCGTGTGCATGTAATGGCTTGGTTCTCATGGATGAGTCTCTGCAACTTCTTCCTGCCGTTGAAACTCTTGATCTTAGCCGGAACAAGTTTGCGAAAGTGGATAATCTTCGCAAGTGTGCCAAATTGAAGCACCTGGATCTTGGTTTCAATCACCTGCGATCAATTGTGTACTTCAGCGAG GTCTCCTGTCATATTGTTAAACTTGTTTTGAGGAACAATGCTCTAACTACATTCCATGGGATTGAGAATTTGAAGTCACTTGAAGGGCTTGATGTTTCCTACAACATAATTTCCAATTTTTCAGAGTTAGAGTTCCTTGGTTGCCTTCCATCTCTACGGAGCTTGTGGTTGGAAGGAAATCCATTGTGTTGTGCCCGATGGTATAGAGCACAAGTATTCAGCTTTTTCACTCATCCGGAAAAA TTGAAGTTAGATGACAAGCTCATCAGCACCAGAGAGTTCTGGAAACGACAAATTATTATTGCTAGCAGGCAGAAGCGACCTGCCACCTTTGGATTTTATTCTCCTGCAAAAGACGATGCTAAAGAAGAGGGAAATATTAACCAAAAAAGG AGAAAGGTATCTCGTCTTGCTTCAATTgcaaatgaagaagaaagcacATGTATATGTTCTGACCAGGAGTCTGTATCATTTGATGTTGAGATTCAGAGCAGAGAAGAGACTGTCATGTCTGATGATGAAGCGGAAATAGTTGATTTGATGAATAGAGTTGAACTCATGAAGAAAGAGCGGTCTGTTCTTTGGTTGCGTGAGTTTAAGGAGTGGATGGATCACACTTCTGAGAATTTTGTGGATGGAACTAATTCTGTTGGGGAAAAACTgcataatgaaaaagaaaataacgtGAAAAAAAAGTCAAGCAAAAGGTATATTGGTGAAAATTCAAGATATGTCTCAGACTCTGTTCAAGCTTCTGGAGATGAGAGTAGTACAAATATTTTAGAATCTGATAATTCCTTTGCAGATATGTCTTCTGTTCTGCCTGCTAATCCGTACTATAGCCGATTTGGTTGGCTGGGGAATACTGGTGACGTTTCTCTGGTTGGCATGGGGAGAATTGATCTAAAAGAGGAGCATCTAAAATCTTATTCACATGATGGGATTAGTGGTGTTTCTCTGCAAGCTAATAGGGTGGTTGAAAATGTCATGATATCACCATTATCAGCCATTGATGATATAGCAGAGTCTCATTCATCCTCTGCTTGCCCTGCATCGCCCCCTCATTATCAAGAGGACATTCTTCATCGTCGCCATACCTTAGTCGAAGAAACTTTGCAGCTATCTGCTGAGTCTTATTCAGTGGCATCATCTGATAGTAATACCAGCTGTAGTGATGATGATTTCTGTGAATCAATACCTGAAGTTGATAAGTCACTgaatgaaaaatatcaaaataaaggTGTTGAAGGGCACTCATATTCAGTTGATTTTGAGGATAAGGGTTATTATGACCAAAGACATGAAATTCTCTATGTAAGAGAAAATGGCATATCTTATTCATTTGCTGACCAAAATTCTGGTATGCAGAAACCTCCAAATTTATACCAGTCTGGACAATTGCACTGCAATGATTTTCCTGCTGTTGCTCTTGATGGTGAAATTGCTCATCCTGTCAACCAAGAGGCTGATTAtttggagaagagaaaaagcaaAAGGAAACTGAAGAAAAGAGTTATTGCCCTAGTAGGGGAGAATAATGTGGTTGGCAAGACAGAAGTGTTAGAAAAATCAAATGGCAATCTGAAGATTTGTGGAGTTGATATGGAAAATGAGCAAAGGAAACAAATTTCGTATCGGAGTGAATTTCAGGATGTTATTTATAAGGAACAGATGCGGACAAACGCCATCGTAGCCCCACCAATTAATAATGCTCGTAGATTTTTTGGGCCTACGTGCTCATCTCAAGGGAATGATGATTTTGTTGAGAACTATTTCAATACAAATGTTGCAGATTCCAGCATCCACGAGACTTGTCAGCggtattttttttgtgattgtgTGCTTGAGCCAGAATCCAAATATAGAGAAAG ATGCGGAGAAGTGGCTCTGGTACTGAGCAGTGAAAACAAGTTGTATGTGCTGCTTATTGGCATTGCAGGTGATGAATCAG GAAGTACTGTAAGTTTACTAGGTTGCCACAAAGTTGAAGATGTTAGAGGGGTGTCAGTTGGTGTAGGACTTCAGGTTGTGAG GTTGTACATTGACAAGGATTCAGCATACCTGTTTTTAACTAGAAGCATCGAGAAGTCAAGAGAATTACTTAGTACCTTGAAAGTTTTTGATTCAGATGCGGCAAATGATAATTATTCCATACAAAG TTTGGAGCAGGTTCAGGTTGAATTGTTTGAGAAACAAATATGTGGAGGTTCAAAAGTGAGCATATTTCAATACTCTATGGTGCTATTCTGGCGCAACAACAATGAAG CAGAGGATATGTGGCTTTCAAGATCACTATTTGTGATTGGAAGGCATCTGCTTGTGTGCATTGAAGACCTTATGCAATTCGGCTCCCTTTCAATGGATTCATCTTTGCCTCCATATTTCTCGCTTGATTCATGTTGCTCCATTGATGACATATTTGAGATG GTCATTGAGGTTAGAGAGAGTCGGTGCGTGACTTTGGCTCTTAAATGTGCAGCATCAACGCACTACTCCGCTGCCAAAGCTGACAAGGAAGTTGCAGCAATCGATGATGAAAAGACAAGTTCAGGCTCTGTGACATGGAAGATCAGGTGGTTCTCTGAAGAGAGTCTGTTCAAGTTCGTGGCATTGTTGAAGGCAATCCATGCAGGAGCATCCATGTCTACTTTGCTTGTAAGATGTATATCGTGA
- the LOC133865740 gene encoding uncharacterized protein LOC133865740 isoform X2, whose protein sequence is MAIVTGDRYLEMLVLFVEGQVGALLDGAVVLKLNPAGLHYVQSRLEALSELESLLAGAPVDYLRAYVSDLGDHRALEQLRRILRLLPSLKVVSTLAPPARDPTPLSLMPFGRVRVLELRGCDLSTSAARGLLELRHTLEKIVCHNSTDALRHVFASRIAEIKDSPLWNRLSFVSCACNGLVLMDESLQLLPAVETLDLSRNKFAKVDNLRKCAKLKHLDLGFNHLRSIVYFSEVSCHIVKLVLRNNALTTFHGIENLKSLEGLDVSYNIISNFSELEFLGCLPSLRSLWLEGNPLCCARWYRAQVFSFFTHPEKLKLDDKLISTREFWKRQIIIASRQKRPATFGFYSPAKDDAKEEGNINQKRRKVSRLASIANEEESTCICSDQESVSFDVEIQSREETVMSDDEAEIVDLMNRVELMKKERSVLWLREFKEWMDHTSENFVDGTNSVGEKLHNEKENNVKKKSSKRYIGENSRYVSDSVQASGDESSTNILESDNSFADMSSVLPANPYYSRFGWLGNTGDVSLVGMGRIDLKEEHLKSYSHDGISGVSLQANRVVENVMISPLSAIDDIAESHSSSACPASPPHYQEDILHRRHTLVEETLQLSAESYSVASSDSNTSCSDDDFCESIPEVDKSLNEKYQNKGVEGHSYSVDFEDKGYYDQRHEILYVRENGISYSFADQNSGMQKPPNLYQSGQLHCNDFPAVALDGEIAHPVNQEADYLEKRKSKRKLKKRVIALVGENNVVGKTEVLEKSNGNLKICGVDMENEQRKQISYRSEFQDVIYKEQMRTNAIVAPPINNARRFFGPTCSSQGNDDFVENYFNTNVADSSIHETCQRYFFCDCVLEPESKYRERCGEVALVLSSENKLYVLLIGIAGDESGSTVSLLGCHKVEDVRGVSVGVGLQVVRLYIDKDSAYLFLTRSIEKSRELLSTLKVFDSDAANDNYSIQSLEQVQVELFEKQICGGSKVSIFQYSMVLFWRNNNEEDMWLSRSLFVIGRHLLVCIEDLMQFGSLSMDSSLPPYFSLDSCCSIDDIFEMVIEVRESRCVTLALKCAASTHYSAAKADKEVAAIDDEKTSSGSVTWKIRWFSEESLFKFVALLKAIHAGASMSTLLVRCIS, encoded by the exons ATGGCGATTGTGACGGGGGATCGGTACCTGGAGATGCTGGTGCTATTCGTGGAGGGCCAAGTCGGAGCGCTGCTGGACGGGGCGGTGGTCCTGAAGCTGAACCCGGCGGGGTTGCACTACGTGCAGTCGAGGCTGGAGGCGCTGAGCGAACTGGAGAGCCTTCTGGCGGGAGCGCCGGTGGACTACCTTCGGGCCTACGTGTCGGACCTCGGCGACCACCGGGCGCTCGAGCAGCTGCGACGGATTCTGCGGCTTCTGCCCTCGCTTAAGGTCGTCTCGACGCTGGCACCTCCGGCTAGGGACCCCACGCCGCTCTCCTTGATGCCGTTCGGGAGGGTGAGGGTTCTGGAGCTCAGAGGCTGCGACTTGTCCACGTCGGCGGCTAGAGGGTTGCTGGAGCTCCGACACACTTTGGAGAAGATCGTATGCCACAATTCCACT GATGCTCTTCGCCATGTTTTTGCGAGTAGAATTGCTGAAATAAAGGACTCTCCGCTATGGAACCGGCTGTCCTTTGTTTCGTGTGCATGTAATGGCTTGGTTCTCATGGATGAGTCTCTGCAACTTCTTCCTGCCGTTGAAACTCTTGATCTTAGCCGGAACAAGTTTGCGAAAGTGGATAATCTTCGCAAGTGTGCCAAATTGAAGCACCTGGATCTTGGTTTCAATCACCTGCGATCAATTGTGTACTTCAGCGAG GTCTCCTGTCATATTGTTAAACTTGTTTTGAGGAACAATGCTCTAACTACATTCCATGGGATTGAGAATTTGAAGTCACTTGAAGGGCTTGATGTTTCCTACAACATAATTTCCAATTTTTCAGAGTTAGAGTTCCTTGGTTGCCTTCCATCTCTACGGAGCTTGTGGTTGGAAGGAAATCCATTGTGTTGTGCCCGATGGTATAGAGCACAAGTATTCAGCTTTTTCACTCATCCGGAAAAA TTGAAGTTAGATGACAAGCTCATCAGCACCAGAGAGTTCTGGAAACGACAAATTATTATTGCTAGCAGGCAGAAGCGACCTGCCACCTTTGGATTTTATTCTCCTGCAAAAGACGATGCTAAAGAAGAGGGAAATATTAACCAAAAAAGG AGAAAGGTATCTCGTCTTGCTTCAATTgcaaatgaagaagaaagcacATGTATATGTTCTGACCAGGAGTCTGTATCATTTGATGTTGAGATTCAGAGCAGAGAAGAGACTGTCATGTCTGATGATGAAGCGGAAATAGTTGATTTGATGAATAGAGTTGAACTCATGAAGAAAGAGCGGTCTGTTCTTTGGTTGCGTGAGTTTAAGGAGTGGATGGATCACACTTCTGAGAATTTTGTGGATGGAACTAATTCTGTTGGGGAAAAACTgcataatgaaaaagaaaataacgtGAAAAAAAAGTCAAGCAAAAGGTATATTGGTGAAAATTCAAGATATGTCTCAGACTCTGTTCAAGCTTCTGGAGATGAGAGTAGTACAAATATTTTAGAATCTGATAATTCCTTTGCAGATATGTCTTCTGTTCTGCCTGCTAATCCGTACTATAGCCGATTTGGTTGGCTGGGGAATACTGGTGACGTTTCTCTGGTTGGCATGGGGAGAATTGATCTAAAAGAGGAGCATCTAAAATCTTATTCACATGATGGGATTAGTGGTGTTTCTCTGCAAGCTAATAGGGTGGTTGAAAATGTCATGATATCACCATTATCAGCCATTGATGATATAGCAGAGTCTCATTCATCCTCTGCTTGCCCTGCATCGCCCCCTCATTATCAAGAGGACATTCTTCATCGTCGCCATACCTTAGTCGAAGAAACTTTGCAGCTATCTGCTGAGTCTTATTCAGTGGCATCATCTGATAGTAATACCAGCTGTAGTGATGATGATTTCTGTGAATCAATACCTGAAGTTGATAAGTCACTgaatgaaaaatatcaaaataaaggTGTTGAAGGGCACTCATATTCAGTTGATTTTGAGGATAAGGGTTATTATGACCAAAGACATGAAATTCTCTATGTAAGAGAAAATGGCATATCTTATTCATTTGCTGACCAAAATTCTGGTATGCAGAAACCTCCAAATTTATACCAGTCTGGACAATTGCACTGCAATGATTTTCCTGCTGTTGCTCTTGATGGTGAAATTGCTCATCCTGTCAACCAAGAGGCTGATTAtttggagaagagaaaaagcaaAAGGAAACTGAAGAAAAGAGTTATTGCCCTAGTAGGGGAGAATAATGTGGTTGGCAAGACAGAAGTGTTAGAAAAATCAAATGGCAATCTGAAGATTTGTGGAGTTGATATGGAAAATGAGCAAAGGAAACAAATTTCGTATCGGAGTGAATTTCAGGATGTTATTTATAAGGAACAGATGCGGACAAACGCCATCGTAGCCCCACCAATTAATAATGCTCGTAGATTTTTTGGGCCTACGTGCTCATCTCAAGGGAATGATGATTTTGTTGAGAACTATTTCAATACAAATGTTGCAGATTCCAGCATCCACGAGACTTGTCAGCggtattttttttgtgattgtgTGCTTGAGCCAGAATCCAAATATAGAGAAAG ATGCGGAGAAGTGGCTCTGGTACTGAGCAGTGAAAACAAGTTGTATGTGCTGCTTATTGGCATTGCAGGTGATGAATCAG GAAGTACTGTAAGTTTACTAGGTTGCCACAAAGTTGAAGATGTTAGAGGGGTGTCAGTTGGTGTAGGACTTCAGGTTGTGAG GTTGTACATTGACAAGGATTCAGCATACCTGTTTTTAACTAGAAGCATCGAGAAGTCAAGAGAATTACTTAGTACCTTGAAAGTTTTTGATTCAGATGCGGCAAATGATAATTATTCCATACAAAG TTTGGAGCAGGTTCAGGTTGAATTGTTTGAGAAACAAATATGTGGAGGTTCAAAAGTGAGCATATTTCAATACTCTATGGTGCTATTCTGGCGCAACAACAATGAAG AGGATATGTGGCTTTCAAGATCACTATTTGTGATTGGAAGGCATCTGCTTGTGTGCATTGAAGACCTTATGCAATTCGGCTCCCTTTCAATGGATTCATCTTTGCCTCCATATTTCTCGCTTGATTCATGTTGCTCCATTGATGACATATTTGAGATG GTCATTGAGGTTAGAGAGAGTCGGTGCGTGACTTTGGCTCTTAAATGTGCAGCATCAACGCACTACTCCGCTGCCAAAGCTGACAAGGAAGTTGCAGCAATCGATGATGAAAAGACAAGTTCAGGCTCTGTGACATGGAAGATCAGGTGGTTCTCTGAAGAGAGTCTGTTCAAGTTCGTGGCATTGTTGAAGGCAATCCATGCAGGAGCATCCATGTCTACTTTGCTTGTAAGATGTATATCGTGA
- the LOC133865740 gene encoding uncharacterized protein LOC133865740 isoform X4, with translation MAIVTGDRYLEMLVLFVEGQVGALLDGAVVLKLNPAGLHYVQSRLEALSELESLLAGAPVDYLRAYVSDLGDHRALEQLRRILRLLPSLKVVSTLAPPARDPTPLSLMPFGRVRVLELRGCDLSTSAARGLLELRHTLEKIVCHNSTDALRHVFASRIAEIKDSPLWNRLSFVSCACNGLVLMDESLQLLPAVETLDLSRNKFAKVDNLRKCAKLKHLDLGFNHLRSIVYFSEVSCHIVKLVLRNNALTTFHGIENLKSLEGLDVSYNIISNFSELEFLGCLPSLRSLWLEGNPLCCARWYRAQVFSFFTHPEKLKLDDKLISTREFWKRQIIIASRQKRPATFGFYSPAKDDAKEEGNINQKRRKVSRLASIANEEESTCICSDQESVSFDVEIQSREETVMSDDEAEIVDLMNRVELMKKERSVLWLREFKEWMDHTSENFVDGTNSVGEKLHNEKENNVKKKSSKRYIGENSRYVSDSVQASGDESSTNILESDNSFADMSSVLPANPYYSRFGWLGNTGDVSLVGMGRIDLKEEHLKSYSHDGISGVSLQANRVVENVMISPLSAIDDIAESHSSSACPASPPHYQEDILHRRHTLVEETLQLSAESYSVASSDSNTSCSDDDFCESIPEVDKSLNEKYQNKGVEGHSYSVDFEDKGYYDQRHEILYVRENGISYSFADQNSGMQKPPNLYQSGQLHCNDFPAVALDGEIAHPVNQEADYLEKRKSKRKLKKRVIALVGENNVVGKTEVLEKSNGNLKICGVDMENEQRKQISYRSEFQDVIYKEQMRTNAIVAPPINNARRFFGPTCSSQGNDDFVENYFNTNVADSSIHETCQRYFFCDCVLEPESKYRERCGEVALVLSSENKLYVLLIGIAGDESGSTVSLLGCHKVEDVRGVSVGVGLQVVRLYIDKDSAYLFLTRSIEKSRELLSTLKVFDSDAANDNYSIQRFRLNCLRNKYVEVQK, from the exons ATGGCGATTGTGACGGGGGATCGGTACCTGGAGATGCTGGTGCTATTCGTGGAGGGCCAAGTCGGAGCGCTGCTGGACGGGGCGGTGGTCCTGAAGCTGAACCCGGCGGGGTTGCACTACGTGCAGTCGAGGCTGGAGGCGCTGAGCGAACTGGAGAGCCTTCTGGCGGGAGCGCCGGTGGACTACCTTCGGGCCTACGTGTCGGACCTCGGCGACCACCGGGCGCTCGAGCAGCTGCGACGGATTCTGCGGCTTCTGCCCTCGCTTAAGGTCGTCTCGACGCTGGCACCTCCGGCTAGGGACCCCACGCCGCTCTCCTTGATGCCGTTCGGGAGGGTGAGGGTTCTGGAGCTCAGAGGCTGCGACTTGTCCACGTCGGCGGCTAGAGGGTTGCTGGAGCTCCGACACACTTTGGAGAAGATCGTATGCCACAATTCCACT GATGCTCTTCGCCATGTTTTTGCGAGTAGAATTGCTGAAATAAAGGACTCTCCGCTATGGAACCGGCTGTCCTTTGTTTCGTGTGCATGTAATGGCTTGGTTCTCATGGATGAGTCTCTGCAACTTCTTCCTGCCGTTGAAACTCTTGATCTTAGCCGGAACAAGTTTGCGAAAGTGGATAATCTTCGCAAGTGTGCCAAATTGAAGCACCTGGATCTTGGTTTCAATCACCTGCGATCAATTGTGTACTTCAGCGAG GTCTCCTGTCATATTGTTAAACTTGTTTTGAGGAACAATGCTCTAACTACATTCCATGGGATTGAGAATTTGAAGTCACTTGAAGGGCTTGATGTTTCCTACAACATAATTTCCAATTTTTCAGAGTTAGAGTTCCTTGGTTGCCTTCCATCTCTACGGAGCTTGTGGTTGGAAGGAAATCCATTGTGTTGTGCCCGATGGTATAGAGCACAAGTATTCAGCTTTTTCACTCATCCGGAAAAA TTGAAGTTAGATGACAAGCTCATCAGCACCAGAGAGTTCTGGAAACGACAAATTATTATTGCTAGCAGGCAGAAGCGACCTGCCACCTTTGGATTTTATTCTCCTGCAAAAGACGATGCTAAAGAAGAGGGAAATATTAACCAAAAAAGG AGAAAGGTATCTCGTCTTGCTTCAATTgcaaatgaagaagaaagcacATGTATATGTTCTGACCAGGAGTCTGTATCATTTGATGTTGAGATTCAGAGCAGAGAAGAGACTGTCATGTCTGATGATGAAGCGGAAATAGTTGATTTGATGAATAGAGTTGAACTCATGAAGAAAGAGCGGTCTGTTCTTTGGTTGCGTGAGTTTAAGGAGTGGATGGATCACACTTCTGAGAATTTTGTGGATGGAACTAATTCTGTTGGGGAAAAACTgcataatgaaaaagaaaataacgtGAAAAAAAAGTCAAGCAAAAGGTATATTGGTGAAAATTCAAGATATGTCTCAGACTCTGTTCAAGCTTCTGGAGATGAGAGTAGTACAAATATTTTAGAATCTGATAATTCCTTTGCAGATATGTCTTCTGTTCTGCCTGCTAATCCGTACTATAGCCGATTTGGTTGGCTGGGGAATACTGGTGACGTTTCTCTGGTTGGCATGGGGAGAATTGATCTAAAAGAGGAGCATCTAAAATCTTATTCACATGATGGGATTAGTGGTGTTTCTCTGCAAGCTAATAGGGTGGTTGAAAATGTCATGATATCACCATTATCAGCCATTGATGATATAGCAGAGTCTCATTCATCCTCTGCTTGCCCTGCATCGCCCCCTCATTATCAAGAGGACATTCTTCATCGTCGCCATACCTTAGTCGAAGAAACTTTGCAGCTATCTGCTGAGTCTTATTCAGTGGCATCATCTGATAGTAATACCAGCTGTAGTGATGATGATTTCTGTGAATCAATACCTGAAGTTGATAAGTCACTgaatgaaaaatatcaaaataaaggTGTTGAAGGGCACTCATATTCAGTTGATTTTGAGGATAAGGGTTATTATGACCAAAGACATGAAATTCTCTATGTAAGAGAAAATGGCATATCTTATTCATTTGCTGACCAAAATTCTGGTATGCAGAAACCTCCAAATTTATACCAGTCTGGACAATTGCACTGCAATGATTTTCCTGCTGTTGCTCTTGATGGTGAAATTGCTCATCCTGTCAACCAAGAGGCTGATTAtttggagaagagaaaaagcaaAAGGAAACTGAAGAAAAGAGTTATTGCCCTAGTAGGGGAGAATAATGTGGTTGGCAAGACAGAAGTGTTAGAAAAATCAAATGGCAATCTGAAGATTTGTGGAGTTGATATGGAAAATGAGCAAAGGAAACAAATTTCGTATCGGAGTGAATTTCAGGATGTTATTTATAAGGAACAGATGCGGACAAACGCCATCGTAGCCCCACCAATTAATAATGCTCGTAGATTTTTTGGGCCTACGTGCTCATCTCAAGGGAATGATGATTTTGTTGAGAACTATTTCAATACAAATGTTGCAGATTCCAGCATCCACGAGACTTGTCAGCggtattttttttgtgattgtgTGCTTGAGCCAGAATCCAAATATAGAGAAAG ATGCGGAGAAGTGGCTCTGGTACTGAGCAGTGAAAACAAGTTGTATGTGCTGCTTATTGGCATTGCAGGTGATGAATCAG GAAGTACTGTAAGTTTACTAGGTTGCCACAAAGTTGAAGATGTTAGAGGGGTGTCAGTTGGTGTAGGACTTCAGGTTGTGAG GTTGTACATTGACAAGGATTCAGCATACCTGTTTTTAACTAGAAGCATCGAGAAGTCAAGAGAATTACTTAGTACCTTGAAAGTTTTTGATTCAGATGCGGCAAATGATAATTATTCCATACAAAG GTTCAGGTTGAATTGTTTGAGAAACAAATATGTGGAGGTTCAAAAGTGA